In the genome of Leptospira congkakensis, one region contains:
- a CDS encoding hydrogen peroxide-inducible genes activator has translation MTITQLRYIVALDQFKSFAKAAEHCLVAQPTLSLQIQKVEQELGFELFDRKKNPVITTKLGKAVVDQAKNTLKEADKLFEIAGQWKDEPAGNISIGIIPTVSNYLIPSIYNRLQTEFSKVNFRISELPTLSIIEKLESEEIDLGILATPLKVSNIVEHPLYYEPFVVYYPKDAKEKSSSVSMKHIEKYPLLVLGEEHCFRHQSLKICNRNSLAKIESGSVETLKRMVDMGIGVTLLPKLSVDSSSKRIVPFDSPEPAREISLVYKKGFYKTKILKKLTSLILNVIPKDYHSKEKYKIIGVSLNQD, from the coding sequence ATGACAATCACTCAACTTCGTTATATAGTCGCTTTGGATCAATTTAAGAGTTTTGCTAAAGCCGCCGAACATTGTTTAGTTGCTCAACCTACACTCAGTTTACAGATTCAAAAAGTAGAACAAGAGCTAGGTTTTGAACTTTTTGATCGCAAAAAAAATCCAGTCATTACCACCAAATTAGGGAAAGCCGTAGTGGATCAGGCCAAAAATACATTAAAGGAGGCTGATAAACTTTTTGAAATTGCGGGTCAATGGAAAGACGAACCTGCAGGAAATATATCCATTGGGATCATTCCAACCGTAAGTAATTATTTGATTCCTTCTATTTACAATCGTTTGCAAACTGAATTTTCGAAAGTCAATTTCCGAATTTCAGAACTTCCAACACTTTCCATTATCGAAAAATTGGAATCGGAAGAAATTGATTTAGGAATTCTTGCCACTCCATTAAAAGTTTCAAATATCGTAGAACACCCGCTTTACTACGAACCCTTTGTTGTTTATTATCCCAAGGATGCAAAAGAAAAATCTAGTTCCGTTTCCATGAAACATATCGAAAAATATCCCTTACTTGTACTTGGTGAGGAACATTGTTTTCGTCATCAATCTTTAAAAATCTGTAATCGTAACTCTCTCGCTAAAATTGAAAGTGGAAGTGTGGAAACTTTGAAACGAATGGTTGATATGGGAATTGGAGTTACTCTGTTGCCTAAATTGTCTGTGGATTCATCTTCCAAACGAATTGTTCCTTTTGATTCTCCGGAACCGGCTCGGGAAATTAGTTTGGTTTACAAAAAAGGTTTTTACAAAACCAAAATTCTAAAAAAACTAACGAGTTTGATTTTGAATGTAATTCCAAAAGACTACCATTCGAAGGAAAAATACAAAATCATTGGAGTATCACTCAACCAAGATTAA
- a CDS encoding PP2C family protein-serine/threonine phosphatase encodes MRFLSFIFPILLTTVFSLSSEPLKVSSQNLTTMSGDWTFTSQGETKPIQVGKGLSLQGFNPPIHGSYKTSFYYQPNNKPLGIYLDRIQEVDKLFINGILLGETGGFTEDGSYAPNWYYKRLYFIPSSVLKENEINHLELEIHFRNKTFQGGIFRKIPVMGNYDLLQEFIINEDGRDFCFIMLFFGIGAYQIFSIVLKRQAKANFYLLLSTIIFVMWRLPLLNISYTYTNFSFLFWLKVFFTAQALLPVSIFLFSYSLFQTKFHLKERLLVFFLLCLAFFQTWNIEIPTRILLLRIWEFSLLLVVFFIVRGVIRAAKEKKAEAYFLTVGFICICIGATIDIMIDVTSGKNIYLTQYGFLILMILSGVAISYRHAKNEKELSVLTKDLEIRVHERTIELREKNEDLEQDLFFASQLQSYLLPKEHPNTIGIRIHTTYLPMKQVGGDLYDWVELDDNRLLLLIADVAGHGVPAAFVSSMVKVQFRESTKNLNSPKDVLEHMNQALTSLVSRYFITACCALIDTKEKTVVFSTAGHPNPLIYNRIKGKFELMNVKGPIIGWNESFVYSEWIYKMQTGDRYFFFTDGVTEARAENKLFGESKILDLLERGKNKDIKSLSQEIIVQISKFSEEELKDDVTFFFIDVT; translated from the coding sequence ATGAGATTTCTCTCATTTATTTTTCCCATTTTACTTACTACAGTATTTTCGCTTTCCTCGGAACCACTAAAAGTAAGTTCCCAAAACCTGACAACCATGTCTGGCGATTGGACATTTACGTCCCAAGGCGAAACAAAACCCATCCAAGTTGGCAAAGGACTTTCCCTGCAGGGCTTTAATCCTCCGATTCACGGATCTTACAAAACAAGTTTCTATTACCAACCAAATAACAAACCACTTGGTATCTACTTAGACCGTATCCAAGAAGTCGATAAACTATTCATCAACGGAATACTACTCGGAGAAACTGGTGGATTCACGGAAGATGGATCGTATGCGCCAAATTGGTATTATAAAAGATTGTATTTTATCCCTAGTTCTGTTCTCAAAGAAAACGAAATCAACCATCTTGAGTTAGAAATCCACTTTCGCAACAAAACCTTCCAAGGCGGAATATTTCGAAAAATCCCTGTTATGGGAAACTATGACCTCTTACAAGAATTCATCATCAATGAAGATGGACGCGATTTTTGTTTTATCATGTTGTTTTTTGGAATTGGGGCTTACCAAATTTTTTCTATTGTCTTAAAAAGACAGGCAAAAGCAAATTTTTATCTTTTACTATCCACAATCATATTTGTTATGTGGAGACTCCCCCTCTTAAATATAAGTTATACATACACAAACTTTTCTTTTCTTTTTTGGTTAAAAGTTTTTTTTACAGCACAAGCCTTACTCCCTGTTTCCATTTTCCTTTTCAGTTATTCCTTATTCCAAACAAAATTCCATTTAAAAGAACGTTTGTTAGTTTTCTTTTTACTCTGCCTCGCCTTTTTTCAAACTTGGAACATTGAAATTCCAACCAGGATTTTACTTTTAAGAATTTGGGAATTCTCTCTATTGCTCGTTGTATTTTTTATTGTTCGAGGAGTCATCCGGGCAGCAAAAGAAAAAAAGGCAGAAGCATACTTCTTAACCGTAGGATTTATTTGTATCTGTATTGGTGCAACCATTGATATCATGATCGATGTAACCTCTGGAAAAAATATCTATTTAACCCAATATGGTTTTTTGATTTTAATGATCCTTTCTGGTGTTGCTATCTCTTACCGACATGCCAAAAATGAAAAAGAACTTTCTGTATTAACGAAAGACTTAGAAATCCGAGTTCATGAAAGGACCATTGAACTTAGAGAAAAAAACGAAGACTTAGAGCAGGATTTGTTTTTTGCATCCCAACTCCAAAGTTATCTTTTACCAAAAGAACATCCCAATACAATCGGCATTCGTATCCATACCACTTACCTACCGATGAAACAAGTAGGGGGAGATTTGTATGACTGGGTGGAATTAGATGACAATCGTCTGCTTTTGTTAATTGCTGATGTAGCAGGTCACGGCGTTCCTGCTGCCTTTGTATCTTCTATGGTAAAAGTACAATTTCGAGAATCTACAAAAAATCTAAATTCTCCCAAAGATGTACTAGAACATATGAACCAAGCGCTCACTTCACTTGTGAGTCGATATTTTATTACTGCTTGTTGTGCCCTCATCGATACAAAAGAAAAAACTGTTGTCTTCTCCACCGCAGGCCACCCAAATCCATTAATTTACAATCGTATCAAAGGCAAATTCGAATTGATGAATGTAAAAGGCCCCATCATTGGCTGGAATGAATCATTTGTGTATAGCGAATGGATCTACAAAATGCAAACTGGGGATCGATATTTCTTTTTTACTGATGGAGTCACAGAAGCTCGCGCCGAAAATAAATTGTTTGGTGAAAGCAAAATACTTGATCTCTTGGAAAGAGGAAAGAACAAGGATATAAAATCCTTGTCTCAGGAAATTATTGTTCAAATTTCAAAATTTTCAGAAGAAGAGTTAAAGGATGATGTCACTTTTTTCTTTATTGATGTAACTTAA
- the ahpF gene encoding alkyl hydroperoxide reductase subunit F: MLDESTKEQVKQYFERIKNPVNILLFSGDHEKRGELVEFLNDIVSLSSMITLEHSEDKNDGLRFAILSERKPTGIEFSGIPMGHEFTSLILAILQSGGNPIKLEEGILSAVSKLREPLHFETFISLDCHNCPEVVQTLNSFSLVNPSISHNMIDGAMYPELVKEKNIQGVPAVFLNGKRFLSGKAEASVIFDKLLELYSIPESKEENSEITNPSEVYDVTVIGGGPSGVTAAVYSARKGLNTLVIADRLGGQVKDTLGIENIISIPYTTGPELTNVLAEQLEKNQIRKKENVRVLKIEPGKLKTIHLNTGERILTKTIILSTGAKWRELGVPGEKEFVGKGVAYCPHCDGPFFKDKDVAVVGGGNSGVEAALDLSGIVKSVTLIEFGDKLNADKVLLDKVAASSNIKTLVKAQTMEIQTNTEKVTGLIYKDRTSENSETISLDGVFVQIGLVPNSSFVKDLVATNRFGEILVDEKCKTNVDGIFACGDVTNTPYKQIIIAMGEGAKAAISAFEYLLHAA; this comes from the coding sequence ATGTTAGATGAATCAACAAAGGAACAAGTAAAACAATATTTCGAAAGAATTAAAAACCCGGTAAACATTCTTTTATTTTCGGGAGATCATGAAAAAAGAGGGGAGTTGGTAGAGTTTTTAAATGATATCGTATCTCTTAGTTCGATGATCACTTTAGAACATTCAGAAGATAAAAATGATGGTCTTCGATTTGCCATACTTTCTGAAAGAAAACCAACAGGAATTGAATTTTCTGGAATTCCTATGGGTCATGAATTCACTTCACTCATTTTAGCAATTTTACAATCCGGTGGAAATCCAATTAAATTGGAAGAAGGGATTTTATCTGCAGTATCCAAACTTAGAGAACCATTACATTTTGAAACTTTCATCTCTTTAGATTGTCATAACTGTCCTGAAGTGGTGCAAACACTGAATAGTTTCTCATTGGTAAACCCTTCTATCTCTCACAATATGATTGATGGAGCCATGTATCCTGAACTTGTGAAAGAAAAAAATATCCAAGGCGTTCCTGCAGTTTTTCTAAATGGAAAACGTTTTCTTTCGGGAAAGGCAGAAGCATCAGTTATCTTTGATAAACTTTTGGAATTGTATTCTATCCCAGAATCTAAAGAAGAAAATTCTGAAATTACAAATCCTTCAGAAGTTTATGACGTAACTGTCATTGGTGGTGGGCCTTCGGGTGTGACCGCTGCTGTTTATTCTGCTAGAAAAGGATTAAACACTCTTGTCATTGCTGACAGGTTAGGTGGTCAAGTAAAAGACACTTTAGGAATTGAGAATATCATTTCGATACCTTATACGACTGGGCCAGAACTCACGAATGTATTGGCCGAACAGTTAGAGAAAAACCAAATTCGTAAAAAAGAAAATGTTCGTGTATTAAAAATTGAACCAGGGAAACTGAAAACCATTCATTTGAATACTGGTGAACGAATTCTTACAAAAACGATCATTCTTTCTACCGGTGCTAAATGGCGTGAACTTGGTGTGCCGGGAGAAAAAGAATTTGTGGGAAAAGGCGTTGCCTATTGCCCTCATTGTGATGGCCCATTTTTTAAAGACAAAGATGTGGCAGTGGTTGGTGGCGGTAACTCTGGTGTGGAAGCAGCTTTGGATCTCAGTGGGATAGTCAAATCAGTCACCTTGATTGAGTTTGGTGATAAACTCAATGCGGATAAGGTGTTACTTGATAAGGTTGCGGCATCTTCCAATATCAAAACCTTAGTTAAAGCCCAAACGATGGAAATCCAAACGAATACAGAAAAAGTAACAGGGCTTATTTATAAGGATAGAACTTCGGAAAATTCAGAAACCATTTCACTTGATGGAGTTTTTGTACAGATCGGACTAGTACCAAACAGTAGTTTTGTGAAAGATTTGGTTGCAACCAATCGTTTTGGAGAGATTTTGGTGGATGAAAAATGTAAAACCAATGTGGATGGGATTTTTGCTTGTGGAGATGTGACAAACACTCCTTACAAACAAATCATTATTGCTATGGGTGAGGGTGCAAAGGCTGCGATCAGTGCTTTTGAATATCTTTTACACGCGGCTTGA
- the ahpC gene encoding alkyl hydroperoxide reductase subunit C — MSNINTQIPDFTTEAFHNGAFRKISKKDVLGKWSVFVFYPADFTFVCPTELGDVADYYAELQKMGVEVYSVSTDTHFVHKAWHEASDTIKKIKFPMLGDASGKITRGFGIMIEEDGQALRGTFVVNPEGVIKTAEIHDLGIGRSAEELVRKVQAAQYVANNDGEVCPAKWKPGNSTLKPGLDLVGKI, encoded by the coding sequence ATGTCCAATATCAACACTCAAATTCCAGACTTCACTACGGAAGCTTTCCATAACGGTGCTTTTAGAAAAATTAGCAAAAAAGACGTTCTTGGAAAATGGTCCGTATTTGTTTTTTATCCGGCAGATTTTACTTTTGTTTGCCCTACTGAACTTGGCGACGTAGCAGACTACTATGCAGAACTTCAAAAAATGGGAGTGGAAGTGTATTCTGTTTCCACTGACACACATTTTGTTCACAAAGCATGGCATGAAGCAAGTGACACAATCAAAAAAATCAAATTTCCAATGCTCGGTGATGCTTCTGGAAAGATTACAAGAGGATTTGGAATTATGATTGAAGAGGATGGTCAAGCACTTCGAGGAACCTTTGTTGTGAACCCAGAAGGTGTGATCAAAACTGCTGAAATCCATGATCTAGGAATTGGACGTTCTGCTGAGGAACTAGTTCGTAAAGTACAAGCAGCACAATATGTTGCGAACAACGACGGCGAAGTTTGTCCAGCAAAATGGAAACCAGGTAATTCCACTTTGAAACCAGGTCTTGACTTGGTAGGAAAAATCTAA
- a CDS encoding PAS domain-containing protein: MKTPPPSLEMQILSAMEEVVFSASFPELEIIYISPSVETLSGYPIDFFKQELGVWWKMIHPEDIHIVEQALTLLNQTDKFRIRYRIITKNNQIKFVQSQGRLIRDESGKVLRFDGIISDISELLSLQDFIKNESSGIKQLLLENNILFNGSQDSMFLIEVLDDGNFVIRRINSAYEKATGLTQSSIQGKTPIDLLGEALGAPVIKNFKNALKAKKTITYEESIPMPAGTKVWTTALTPIEVDGKFKFIVGSSKDITEQKRAEYALKESNERYALILEVSSDGWFDWDLSNDSVIYSRRWWLEFGNDEKPENVKISYWKSLIHPDDQEWVSEFLDNIMHSQRETFEFSFQMKKRKGNYAHVLSRCYIQRDTSGNKIRMVGSNSDLTEIKKIEHTLRKAKEMAEAANLAKGNFLANMSHEIRTPLNGIIGFTELLLHASLTDEQKEYLRSIYLSGKSLLSLVNQILDFSKIDSGKMELELISTDLIDLVRSTVDLFQISAASQAILLKLNLDPTLPKFVSLDPLRVRQVLSNLIGNAIKFTHEGEVEVSVKPIKQSDDLIEIEFSVADTGIGIDISSQTKLFDSFSQADTSITRKYGGTGLGLTITSELIQKMNSHLRFESELGKGSTFYFVLSLHVNSSGSVSSNLFEEKLTTPDESVIIENNLIQNDILIVEDNDLNKRLLSKMLLKRYPNIQLRYAVDGSDAVTQFQKKIPDLIFMDLQMPVMDGYTATVEIRTIEKNSNHRTPIVALTAGAFFSVKDTAMESGMDDFLTKPISSADLYNTVEKWLSSSRV; encoded by the coding sequence ATGAAAACGCCTCCTCCTTCATTGGAAATGCAAATTCTCTCCGCAATGGAGGAGGTAGTTTTTTCGGCTAGTTTTCCCGAATTAGAAATTATTTATATCAGCCCTTCCGTGGAAACTCTCAGCGGTTATCCTATTGATTTTTTCAAACAAGAATTAGGTGTTTGGTGGAAGATGATCCACCCCGAAGATATACATATAGTCGAACAAGCGCTAACTCTATTAAACCAAACGGATAAGTTTCGAATCCGTTATCGCATCATCACCAAAAACAACCAAATCAAATTTGTCCAGAGCCAAGGCCGACTGATCCGAGATGAATCTGGAAAAGTCCTACGTTTCGATGGGATTATCTCCGATATCTCTGAATTATTATCCTTACAAGATTTTATCAAAAACGAATCTTCTGGTATCAAACAATTGTTACTCGAAAACAATATCCTCTTCAATGGAAGTCAAGACTCCATGTTTCTCATAGAAGTATTAGATGATGGAAACTTTGTCATTCGACGAATCAATTCAGCATATGAAAAAGCCACTGGTCTTACACAGTCATCAATCCAAGGAAAAACACCGATTGATCTTTTAGGAGAGGCATTAGGTGCACCTGTCATCAAAAATTTCAAAAATGCACTCAAAGCAAAAAAAACAATCACATACGAAGAAAGCATTCCCATGCCCGCAGGAACAAAGGTCTGGACAACTGCCCTTACACCGATTGAAGTTGATGGTAAATTTAAATTCATTGTCGGTTCTAGCAAAGACATCACAGAACAAAAACGCGCAGAATATGCTCTAAAGGAATCTAACGAACGATATGCGCTAATTTTAGAAGTTAGTTCTGATGGTTGGTTTGATTGGGACTTGTCAAACGATTCAGTCATTTATTCAAGAAGATGGTGGTTGGAGTTTGGTAATGATGAAAAACCAGAAAATGTCAAAATCAGTTATTGGAAAAGTTTGATCCATCCAGATGATCAAGAATGGGTATCCGAATTTTTAGATAACATCATGCATTCACAAAGAGAAACTTTTGAGTTTAGTTTCCAAATGAAAAAAAGAAAAGGAAATTATGCTCATGTATTGTCGAGATGTTATATCCAAAGAGATACTTCCGGCAATAAAATTAGAATGGTTGGTTCCAATTCCGATCTAACAGAAATCAAAAAGATAGAACATACTTTACGAAAAGCAAAGGAAATGGCAGAAGCTGCGAACCTGGCGAAAGGAAACTTTTTAGCCAATATGAGCCATGAAATCAGAACACCACTCAATGGAATTATTGGATTCACAGAACTTTTGTTACATGCATCACTCACCGACGAACAAAAGGAGTATTTACGAAGTATTTATCTTTCTGGAAAAAGTTTGTTATCTTTGGTGAATCAAATTCTTGATTTTTCAAAAATTGATTCAGGTAAGATGGAACTGGAACTAATTAGTACAGACCTCATCGATTTAGTACGGTCAACGGTAGATCTTTTCCAAATTTCAGCAGCTTCCCAAGCCATTCTTTTAAAACTAAACTTAGATCCGACTCTACCTAAATTTGTTTCTTTAGATCCTTTGCGTGTGAGACAAGTACTTTCCAATTTAATTGGGAATGCAATTAAATTCACACATGAAGGGGAAGTAGAAGTATCTGTAAAACCAATCAAACAATCGGATGATTTGATCGAGATAGAATTCTCTGTTGCGGATACGGGAATTGGAATTGATATCAGTTCACAAACAAAACTGTTTGATTCTTTTTCACAAGCAGATACTTCCATCACAAGAAAGTATGGAGGAACGGGGCTTGGTCTCACAATCACAAGTGAACTCATTCAGAAAATGAATTCTCATTTACGTTTTGAAAGTGAACTCGGCAAAGGAAGTACCTTTTATTTTGTTTTATCCTTACATGTAAATTCTTCTGGATCCGTATCTTCCAACTTATTTGAAGAAAAACTAACAACTCCAGACGAATCGGTAATCATTGAAAACAATTTAATTCAAAATGATATTTTAATTGTGGAAGATAACGATTTAAACAAAAGGTTACTCTCTAAAATGTTATTAAAAAGATATCCTAACATTCAATTGAGATATGCTGTTGATGGATCCGATGCTGTAACACAGTTTCAGAAAAAAATTCCAGATCTTATTTTTATGGACTTACAAATGCCAGTGATGGACGGATATACAGCTACTGTCGAAATCAGAACCATAGAAAAAAATTCTAATCACAGAACTCCCATCGTTGCATTAACGGCAGGAGCTTTTTTTTCTGTGAAAGATACGGCGATGGAATCGGGAATGGATGACTTCCTAACCAAACCCATTTCATCCGCCGATCTCTACAATACCGTTGAAAAATGGTTATCTTCAAGCCGCGTGTAA
- a CDS encoding LytR/AlgR family response regulator transcription factor — protein MEPSTYSVLIIEDEYPARMLMMDYIMNCSELKLSGIAESGDKALNLLQEKKFDLVFMDINLPAVNGMDILRKEHHKSTFFIITTAYSEHAVEAFDLDATDYLLKPFSFERFRKSVDKALRFLQESKQIPTSKEEKKTHLKIQSDSAVFLLPFQDIHFISANNKSCVVHTSQKDYETSKLLKEIEEKLPSEQFIRIHKGFLVNLSFVTSLRYDKGGSYTIQLKNEDETTLPVGRSFAQNLKEALKL, from the coding sequence ATGGAACCTTCCACCTATTCAGTATTAATCATTGAAGATGAGTATCCTGCTCGGATGCTCATGATGGATTATATTATGAATTGTTCTGAGTTAAAACTTTCAGGAATTGCAGAAAGTGGAGACAAAGCACTAAACCTTTTACAAGAAAAGAAATTTGATTTAGTTTTTATGGATATCAACCTTCCCGCTGTGAATGGAATGGATATTTTACGAAAAGAACACCACAAATCTACGTTTTTTATCATTACAACTGCCTATAGTGAACATGCAGTAGAAGCCTTTGATTTGGATGCAACAGACTATTTACTCAAACCCTTTTCTTTTGAAAGATTTAGAAAATCCGTCGATAAAGCTTTACGTTTTCTTCAAGAATCAAAACAAATCCCGACATCAAAAGAAGAGAAAAAAACTCATCTTAAAATCCAATCTGATTCAGCGGTGTTTTTATTACCTTTTCAAGACATACATTTTATATCAGCAAATAACAAAAGTTGCGTGGTCCATACTTCACAAAAAGATTACGAAACTTCAAAATTACTCAAAGAAATCGAAGAAAAATTGCCTTCGGAACAGTTCATTCGAATCCACAAAGGTTTTTTAGTTAATTTAAGTTTTGTGACTAGTTTGCGTTACGACAAGGGTGGATCTTATACCATCCAGTTAAAAAACGAAGATGAAACTACACTTCCTGTGGGCCGTTCTTTTGCCCAAAATCTCAAAGAAGCCCTAAAACTTTAA